Proteins from a genomic interval of Paenibacillus lentus:
- the rnmV gene encoding ribonuclease M5 has translation MIKEVIVVEGRDDTVAVKRAVKADTIETGGSAVNETVLRKIALAQERRGVIILTDPDHAGERIRKIVANKVPGCKHAFLREADATRRGDIGVENASPEAIREALARVHTETVPAETDDKLIDWEDLIDAGLIVHPSAAARRRVIGELLGIGYCNGKQLYKRLTVFRISREEFAAALAQLEDEGV, from the coding sequence ATGATCAAAGAGGTCATTGTCGTGGAAGGACGGGATGATACCGTCGCCGTTAAGCGGGCCGTAAAGGCCGATACGATCGAAACTGGAGGCTCGGCCGTCAATGAGACGGTGCTGCGCAAAATTGCATTGGCTCAGGAGCGTCGAGGGGTCATCATTCTGACCGATCCAGACCATGCCGGGGAGCGCATCCGGAAAATCGTCGCAAACAAGGTCCCCGGCTGCAAGCATGCCTTCCTACGGGAGGCTGATGCTACGCGCCGTGGTGATATCGGTGTGGAGAACGCTTCTCCTGAAGCCATTCGGGAGGCGCTAGCGCGTGTGCATACGGAAACTGTACCTGCCGAGACCGATGATAAACTTATCGATTGGGAAGACTTAATAGACGCCGGATTGATCGTTCACCCGTCAGCCGCCGCGAGACGCCGTGTGATCGGTGAATTGCTAGGTATCGGTTATTGTAACGGCAAGCAGCTATATAAGCGGCTTACCGTATTTCGGATTAGCCGGGAGGAGTTTGCAGCTGCGCTGGCTCAACTGGAGGATGAAGGGGTTTGA
- a CDS encoding 3D domain-containing protein: protein MGIFQKEETHESRSSSMSYALRWKHENLRQISVVTLLTVAAIIVILIWLNGSSKNIYLVVDGEIQEIETRKSLVNQVLDEHSIVLSQGDTISRSLESSLKEGDRIVIVRAVPVQVSVDGATKSHLTTQSSVQGIINELGIKLNPDDKVTPELSSKVTSDLKIKVVRVAKHTVQTKETVPFNVIKTSDPNLEKGQTKVLQQGNEGIVVHHVEKVYEDGNFVSKHWLGKEIEKKAQDKVVAVGTKPKPEAVLAANITRTKDQVDISGTTTKGGVSFKYKKVLKNVTLTAYSAEEDGIGTKTASGTRVTEGRTIAVDKSVVPMGWWVYIEGIGFRRAEDTGGAIKGNKMDVYFDSLKSAKNFGRKKGRTVYVIGPNKPELN, encoded by the coding sequence GTGGGCATTTTCCAGAAAGAAGAGACCCATGAATCGCGCTCATCCAGTATGTCTTACGCATTACGATGGAAGCATGAGAATCTACGTCAAATATCGGTCGTTACTCTGTTAACTGTCGCAGCGATTATCGTCATTCTAATTTGGTTGAATGGCAGCAGCAAGAACATTTATTTAGTGGTGGACGGGGAGATTCAAGAGATCGAGACCCGCAAATCTTTAGTAAATCAAGTACTGGATGAACATTCTATCGTGCTGAGTCAAGGCGATACCATATCGCGTTCGCTCGAAAGTTCTCTCAAAGAGGGAGATCGGATCGTTATCGTAAGGGCGGTCCCGGTCCAGGTGAGCGTGGACGGTGCAACGAAATCGCATTTAACGACTCAATCCAGTGTGCAGGGTATTATCAATGAGCTTGGTATTAAGTTGAATCCAGATGATAAAGTAACCCCGGAGCTAAGCAGTAAAGTTACTTCCGATCTCAAGATTAAAGTGGTACGTGTAGCTAAGCATACGGTACAGACCAAAGAGACAGTGCCATTCAATGTCATTAAGACCTCTGATCCTAATTTGGAGAAGGGACAGACGAAGGTGCTTCAGCAGGGCAATGAGGGAATAGTTGTTCATCACGTTGAAAAAGTGTATGAAGACGGAAATTTCGTATCTAAGCATTGGCTGGGCAAAGAAATTGAGAAGAAGGCTCAGGATAAAGTGGTTGCTGTCGGTACGAAGCCTAAGCCAGAGGCTGTGCTTGCCGCTAATATTACTCGTACTAAGGATCAAGTGGATATCAGCGGAACGACAACCAAAGGCGGCGTCTCATTTAAATATAAAAAGGTGCTTAAAAACGTCACATTAACCGCTTATTCCGCCGAGGAGGACGGGATCGGCACGAAGACTGCCTCTGGTACTCGTGTAACGGAAGGCAGAACGATTGCCGTGGATAAGAGCGTCGTACCTATGGGCTGGTGGGTGTATATCGAAGGCATTGGGTTCCGTAGAGCCGAAGATACAGGCGGCGCCATTAAGGGCAATAAGATGGACGTTTATTTCGATAGTCTGAAATCAGCAAAAAACTTCGGTCGCAAAAAAGGACGTACCGTCTATGTGATCGGGCCAAATAAACCAGAATTGAACTAA